Proteins co-encoded in one Marmota flaviventris isolate mMarFla1 chromosome 9, mMarFla1.hap1, whole genome shotgun sequence genomic window:
- the LOC139707083 gene encoding olfactory receptor 10AG1-like — protein MKHEEIQAEDNVSTVVQFVLLGFSELPNLQGFLPGVFSIIYVAILIGNSLIVIITRLDPALHKPMYFFLVHFSILEICYVSVTLPRILVSLWTKDRRISLLSCATQLCFFLVLGTAECFFLAVMAYDRYVAICNPLHYPLVMNPRKCHQLAIGSWLGGMPVQIGQTCQIFTLHFCYSNQINHFFCDIPPIFKLACGDISVHELSVYVVVMLAAVVPFVLILASYIKIIATILRLPTAQGRTKAFSTCSSHLLVVVLFFGTASITYFRPKSNHSAGTDKLLSLFYTIVTPMFNPVIYTLRNQDVIAALKRLFLKT, from the coding sequence ATGAAGCATGAAGAGATACAAGCTGAAGACAATGTCTCCACAGTGGTGCAGTTTGTTCTGCTGGGATTTTCTGAACTTCCAAACCTCCAAGGCTTTCTACCTGGGGTGTTCTCCATCATTTACGTGGCTATCCTCATTGGGAACAGTCTCATAGTCATAATAACAAGGCTGGACCCTGCACTGCACAAacccatgtattttttcctggTACATTTTTCTATACTGGAAATCTGTTATGTTTCAGTCACTCTTCCAAGGATTCTGGTCAGCCTTTGGACCAAGGATAGAAGGATCTCCCTACTGAGCTGTGCCACCCAGTTGTGCTTCTTCCTTGTACTGGGAACTGCAGAATGTTTCTTTCTggctgtgatggcctatgaccgctatgtggccatctgcaacccTCTGCACTATCCTCTAGTCATGAACCCAAGGAAGTGCCATCAACTGGCCATTGGCTCCTGGCTCGGGGGGATGCCAGTCCAGATAGGGCAAACATGCCAGATATTCACTCTGCATTTCTGTTATTCTAACCAAATcaaccacttcttctgtgacatACCCCCCATTTTCAAGCTAGCCTGTGGGGACATCTCAGTGCATGAGCTGTCTGTCTATGTAGTAGTGATGTTGGCTGCTGTAGTCCCTTTTGTCTTGATACTAGCCTCTTATATCAAGATAATTGCCACCATTCTAAGGTTGCCAACAGCCCAAGGACGCACTAAGGCATTCTCCACTTGCTCCTCCCACTTGCTggttgtggttttattttttggaacagCTTCGATTACCTATTTCAGGCCCAAATCCAACCATTCTGCAGGAACTGACAAACTACTCTCTCTTTTCTACACCATAGTGACTCCCATGTTCAATCCTGTGATATACACCCTCAGGAACCAGGATGTGATTGCTGCACTCAAAagattatttcttaaaacataa